The Pseudanabaena sp. PCC 6802 genomic interval ACTGCTTGGCGACTGAAAGTCGCGGCTACACAAGCAAAGTCCGCCTTTGCGGACTCAAAGTAAAAGGGGGAAAATCAAAAGGATTTGGTATTATGTCTGCTTGCCCAGATATACTTCAATTACGCGGGGATCGTTCTGAACTTCGGCAATGCTGCCTTCGCAGAGAACAGAACCCTCATGCAATACAGTTACCTTGCGGTCGAGCTGCCGCACAAATTCCATATCGTGTTCGATGACGATAATGGAGTGCTTTTCAGCTAAGGAGAGCAAGAGTTCGCCCGTAGCTTCTGTTTCAGCATCGGTTAAGCCAGCAACGGGTTCGTCAACCAGAAGCAGTTCGGGAGCTTGAGCGATCGTCATGCCGATTTCTAGCCATTGTTTCTCCCCGTGTGAGAGCAAAGCCGATTGCATGTTGGCTTTACGACTAAGTCCGATTTTGTCTAGTAAATCGCTAACCTGGCGTTTCTCTGTCGCCGATTTGTGCTTAAATAGCGTGCCAAACACATCCTTGCGACGGTTGTAGGACAATTCTAGATTTTCCCTAGGCGTGAGATTGAGATAAACTCTGGGTGTTTGGAATTTCCTGCCAATCCCTTGAGCGGCAATCCGATCCTCGGAGAGCGATCGCAGGTTTCTGCCCTTAAATAAAACCTTACCTTGCGTGGGTTTTACCTTACCGGTGATGATATCCAAAAAAGTGGTCTTACCAGCACCATTGGGGCCGATCACTACGCGCAATTCGCCCTCATCCATACTAAAGTTTAGATCGTTGAGAGCTTTGAAACCGTCAAAGCTGACAGTGAGGTTTTCAATTTCTAGAATCTTTGCTTTCATAACTGCTTGGATCGCTTACTTCTAAACTGGAAACTTCCTCTAAGTTGTCTTCTAAACTGGGATAGGTAGTGGAGATTCTGCGCTTGCCCAGTAAAATTCTGAATCGCTCGATACCCTCAGTTCTCAGCCAACCGACAACGCCATTCGGCAATCCCATCACCACCAGCAAGAAAAGTCCACCAAGGAAGAACAACCAGATATCGGGGAACTTCTCTGACAGTAGGTTCTTGGCCGAATTAACCATGACAGTGCCCAGTACGGCACCGACTAGAGTGGCACGACCGCCTACAGCTACCCAAATTACCATTTCAATCGAAATGAGAATTCCCATTGCACGCGGCGAGACGGAACCGTTAAGTCCCGTGTATAGCGCCCCACCTAAGCCAGCGAGAGCGGCAGAAACTGCAAATACCAGAACCTTATAGCCCGTAGGATTGTAACCAGAAAATCTCACTCGACTCTCATCATCGCGAATCGCTACTAGCAGGCGACCGAAAGTGCCACTGGTGAGCCAGCGACACAGGGCATAGGCAAGCGCGAGGAAGGCGATCGTCAGGCAGTAGAAGACATATTTGGTACTGGGCGCGCTGGCGGTTGCTCCCAGGATAGTTTTAAAATCTGTCAAACCATTGGTGCCGTTAAAGAAAAGCAACTGACCGTTCAGGAAATAAACAAAGATGATCGTTGCGGCTTGAGTCAAGATGGAAAAGTAAACGCCTCGGATGCGATTGCGGAAGATCGTATAGCCCAGCAGTCCGCCCACTAACGCAGGCAGAATTACAGTTGCGGCAGCGGCAAATGCAAACGAGCGAAAGGGACTCCAAAACCAGGGTAGTTCCGTGACGCTACCATACAGGCTCATAAAATCCGGTAACTGGCTGGTGGCATCGGGAGGGATCTGGAGTTTAATGTGCATGGCGAGGGCATAACCACCCAAACCAAAAAATATGCCATGTCCCAGACTGAGCAAGCCCGTATAGCCCCAGATCAAATCTATACCCAGAGCCACGATCGCATAGGCGAGAAATTTGCCTAGCAGTTCCAGCCAGAAGTTATTTAGCAGTCTGGGCATCACGAGGATCAGAACCAGGGCGATCGCTACAACAATCGCTACTTCGAGCAGCAGCTTACGTTTTTGCCAATTGGAAGCTGTGGGCTTTGGTGCAACTTCAGAAGTCATTTATTTATTAATTTATAAGAAACCGCGTTAGGCATCGACCGTACGACCCTTTTCAGGAAATAAACCCGTGGGTTTAACTTGCAAGAAGATAACGATCAGGATAAATACCATTACTTTTGCCATGTTGGCATCGGCAAAAACCTTAAAGAACTCAACTAGAGGTGGTGCGAATGAGAATAACGGTATCAGAATACCCGAACCAATTATGTAAGAAGCGATCCCGATTGCCATAGCGCCGACAATGCTACCCACCAACTTACCAACCCCACCAACCACAACCACCATAAAAGTTTCCACAATATAGTCCTGACCAGTATTAGGACTGACAGAACCAATTAGGCTTACTGCCACACCTGCAATACCGGCCAGACCGGAGCCTAGGGCAAAGGTAAGGGCATCTACTGTTTTGGTGGGAATCCCCAAGCAGGCGCTCATATTACGATTTTGGGTTACTGCCCGCATGCGCAATCCCCAGGACGATCGCTGCAAAAACAGGTAAATTCCTAAAACGCATAACGCGGTTAACCCAATGATAAATAGTCGAGTGTAAGGTAACTGAAATCCTAGTTCTACACCGCCCCGCAACCATTTCGGTGCCGTAACTGCTACACCCTGCGCGCCAAACCAGGGCTTGGTCACGGCTAACTTATAGGTCTGAGCCAGAAACCAGCCCGTAGCGACGGCAATTCCGGTAGATAGAGCCAGCAGCCCAGGTTTTGTCCACGCCGTGATGCGATCTAAGCGCTGCAAGATCCACGTTGCCCCAAAAAACAGCAAGCAAAAGATAGCCAGCGAGATTGCCAAGACCAAATTCACGCTGCGGATAAACTGCTGCAAGATTAAACTCACACCCCAGGTTGCCAGAAGGGTTTCTAACGGTCGTCCGTAGAGATGCCGAATTACGCCTTTTTCCAAGACCAGACCCACCAGAGCCGTTACCAGGAAAGCCAGCGGTATTGCCAGAATGATGTAGAGGTCGTAGAAGGAGATCCGTATTGTCTGAAAAATATCGATAATGTAACTGTTCTCGAAAGGCTTAGCTGCAATTTGAACGACATAGGTAGTGTATGCACCCAGCATGATCAGTTCGCCATGTGCCATGTTGATTACTCCCATCAGTCCAAAGGCGATCGCCAATCCCAATGCCGCGATTAACAAAACCGAACCAATACTAATCCCATTAAATAAAGTCTCTAATACCTTAACCAAGATCTCCAATGACTTTCTGCTCCCATCGCAAATAGTAATTAACCCAGTATTTCGGGACACCAGTAGGGTGGGCATTGCCCACCCTACTAAACAAACTTATAAAGATGAGCCTGGATTAACCATGCAACCCAAGCTCATAATCTATCAATACGATCGAGAAGGAGGAGTATTAAATTTTATACTTCCCGCCCTTAGATTTATCAGCCCAGTTACAGCCATAGCCTTTCGTTTCCGCCACGAACTGATTCCAAGGTAGCGGATCGACCACTTTCGGAGTTTCATACACGATCTTAAACTGACCGTCTTCGGCAATTTCACCAATCCGCACGAACTTGGAAAGGTGATGGTTGTTGTTCATAGTTACCTTGCCTTCAGGGGCATCAAAGGTTTGACCGTAGGCAGCTTCTCTTACTTTTTCGAGATCGTCGGCGGTACCAGCCTTTTCTACAGCCTGCTTCCAGATATAGACCATGATGTAGGCAGCTTCCATCGGGTCGTTGGTCGGGCGATCTTTACCATATTCCTTTTGGAATGCTTCGACAAATTTCTTGTTCGCAGGCGTATCTACTGACTGGAAGTAGTTCCAAGCAGCATAGTGCCCTTTCAAAAATTCCACGCCGATCGCTTTGACTTCTTCCTCGGCAATGCTGACCGACATGACTGGGTACTTATCCGGCTTCAACCCTGCCCCCTGCAATTGCTTAAAGAAAGCAACATTACTGTCGCCGTTCAGCGTGTTGTAAATGACTCCGCCGTTGGGCAAGGCGGTTTTGATTTTAGTAATAATCGGCGTTACTTCCGTACTACCCAATTCCAGATAGTCTTCGCCAACTACCTTGCCACCTTTGGCGGCTAGCTGAGCCTTGATGATGTTATTAGCAGTTCGAGGAAAGACATAGTTGGAGCCAACGAGGAAAAATTCCTTGCCTTTTTTCTCTAGCAGCCAATCAACCGATGGCTCGATTTGCTGGTTTGGTGCTGCACCAGTGTAGAAAATATTCTTGGAACATTCTTGTCCTTCATACTGCACGGGGTACCACAGCATGTGGTTCTTGGACTCGAATACAGGCAGGACGTTCTTGCGGCTTGCCGATGTCCAGCAACCAAATACGGTTGCCACTTTATCCTGTTCGATTAGCTTGGTTGCCTTTTCTTTGAAGGTATCCCAGTTAGAGGCTCCATCTTCTACAATGGCCTCGATCTGCTTGCCCAGGACACCACCTTTGGCATTAATTTCCTTGATGGCTAACTGCTCGGCATCAACTACGCTCTTCTCGCTAATTGACATAGTGCCGCTTAAGGAATGCAAAATACCAACCTTAATTGTATTGCCTGATGTGGTAGTTGCTGGAGTAGCGGCAGTTGTGGTAGTGGCAGCAGGAGAAGTAGCAGCAGGAGAAGTAGTAGCTGTTGGTTGTTCGCTCGAACCACAGGACTTGATCAGCATGCTAGTTCCTAGTGCAGCCGATCCGTAAACTAAAAACCTACGCCTATTAAATTGCATAGCCATGTTATTTAAAGTTGCTCCTCATAGTTAGGTTGGTGTTCAATACACAGCGTCTTTAATCGTTCACGATCTTTAAAATGTTGAGGCTAGCTAAAACTTAGAATCCTGGTGCGATCGCTGCCAAGCAGGTTTTGGTAATCAAACCAACTTACACTTTGAACTTCTTAGAGACTCAAGACGTTACAAGTAATTAGTTTTATTAAAAATTCGGATTGGTACACCTCGCAATTTGACCTATCGCGATCGCAAAAACATGACGCGAAACGCATGTAATTAGGAGCCTGTTAGAGCTAAGCCACTGTGAATTAAAGCACCGCGATTAGTAGCTAATAGTATTACGAGATACAGCTTTTTATACCTTCTTAACCATTGATTAACTATTTCAATTTCAGGTATCTGGTAAAGGGGCTGTGTTTCCTTGCAGCAGAGCAATAGCTATTTAACTCTTGCAATAGCTGTTTAGCTGCTGGTCAACGTTGATTAACTTCGGCCCCACGTCTTGCAAGCTCCTGGAGCTACGCTCTAATTCTGCCGCGTTCCTGTTTTTAATAGCACCAGCCAGGCTGCGCATATCCTTTGCTCCGATACTGACTAGATCGGCATACTGAGTTTGGAAAGATTTGAGCTTGTCATCGCTCAGGCTAACTGCCTTCATGTCGTTGTTGAGACTGTCAAGCCGATCGGCAAGTTGCCCGATTTTATCAGCTATTTTGTTTGGATCTCTTTCACCTTTAAGAGCTTCCGAGTTATTAGCAAAATCTTTAGCTTTGTTAGCAACAGTAGTAAATTTGTTGCATTGGGCAACCTTACTTTCACCACAGGCAACCGCCAAGAAACTCAATAACGTAGAGGCGATCGCAACTGGGAAAACCCTTCTCAAAACACTTCTTTGCGCAGTAATCATTTGGTATAGGTCTAAAGATTTGTCAAGAAGTAGGTTAGCACATTGCCAATCTTTTTTTCAGGCGCTCGTACCAACCATAACAATTAGAACTATTTTGATAAATCTAGGCTAGCGGGCTTTCCTGGTTCTCAGATGTTGATGAATTGTCCTGGTTCTCAGAGCTTTGAGGATCTGTTTTCGCAGTTAGCTTCTCTCGTTTCTTGCGTTCTGCTTCCACTAGATCGGCCATCATTTGGCGCGATTGCTCTACTTTTTCCAGAGTAGAGCAATATAGATCGATATCTTTGGTTAGTCTGTCTTCGCCAAGATTCAAGGTTGTGCCCACTTGCTTTAAAATCTCCTGTCGCCGATCGTTTTTGGCGATCGCTTCTGGTTCGGCAGTTTCCAGCAATGCATATAAACCAATGGCAAACAGGCGGCTGTACTTAAATTTTTGATTCGCGGCGATCGCTCGTATCTGTCCCGTGAGCGGATCGAGGTTAACTACTGACTCTAAAGTAGTAAGCAGATTTTTTACCTCACCTGGAGATCTCATTACTAACTCGTTCAAACGCTCTGCGTCCTGGCGCAGGCGATCGCGATCGAGCAGCAGTGCTTGGCACATGGCAGTGAAAATAGCCTGACTGTCTGCTTCAGGTTGATAGCCAGCCGTAAATTTATCGAATGCTGTCGTTAAGCCAAGCGCAAAGATGGGGTCATACGCAAAGTTTTGATTCACGACGAGCAAATGCACCTCAACTAACAGCTCGTCAATGACGCGGCGATATACGGAATTAACCGGCTTGGGAAATGCCTTGTGAAAATCGCGCTTGGTATCAGAGACAGTACGAACAGTATTCACGATCATTATTTATTGTTACTTTTCTTAGTATAAAAGCTAGAAATGTTTTTTGTGGGACTTCACGAATATTTTGACAATCGATTGTGCGTACTCAGGCTGCGGGGAGCAAGATTAATCGACGCTGTAAGAGCGATCGCACTAAATCTACACTCATCTCTGGGTAACTTGCCAAAATTTCCGATACTGTAACCCCGCGATCGCAGGCTTGCATAAATTGGAAATCCAAATCGGATAGGTGAGCTATTTGATAATCCGGATCGAACAAACATTTACTCTCCCATCCACTCAAACAGGGATGTCTCTGCGGGATAACATCTAAGATGTGCCTATCTACGCTCCAATCTGCCTTAGGCAAAGGCGGACGAGAGAGGAAAAATTCGTAGTGAGCGATATCGGTATCTAGCAGTTCGATGAGGCGATATTTTGGTCGTTCGGGTAAAGCTTGCGCTTGCGCTAGTAATTCGGGGTTATTGCCCAACAGTCGATCGAGCTGCCATGTTTGTGGATTGGAGAACCCCACAAACTCCAGTCCAGACACGCCGATCAGATCGAACAACGAGTCAATCGTGTAGTCGATTTCATGGGGATGCACGTACATGTCAGCAAAGCATTCATCGCGAGTATTCTCTAACTGCCAGCGGGTCTTTTCCCGCTGTACCAATCGATTCGATGGCGGTAAGGCAGCAAATAGATCGCGCCCTAATTGCACGCCGCGCTTGACATCTGATGTTTGCTGTTGTGCTTGCAGGATGGCGATCGCCTCTTGCATCAATCTGATTTCCCAGCGACCGATGGCAGCATAGACAAAAATATGTAAAATCCCACCTGGAGCTAGTTTGCTGGCTAAAGCTTCGATACCTTTCTTGGGGTCGGACATATGGTGCAGTACGCCCACGCAGTTAATCGCATCAAACTCGCCTTCAATTTGCGCCAGGTCGTAAATGCTTAAGTGATGGAATTCGATCGTGCGATCGCCCCCTGGGGCGCTACGGTTGATTCTTTCCCGCGCTACTGCTAACGTCCCAGGACTAATATCCACCGCCACTATATTTGCGGTAGGATTCAGGTGCGCTAAATACTCCGTACTGACACCACTGCCACAACCTGCATCGAGAATGCGCGGTGAGGTGTTTTGGGGTAACAAACCACCCGTACAAAATCCATAGGCCGCCGGCCAACTCCAGCGCCAGTTATATCCTGGCGGAGCCTCATCTATAATTGGATCGGGCGGGAAAGGATAGGTATCGTAGAGATTAGCAACGGCAGTAGTAACGGCTTGAAGATCTGATTGGCGATCGGACATGATAGTGCGAATATTGCTATTTGGCAGCTAGATCAGTTTAACCCCTATATGCATCAAAATGGAGAGTAACCCCATACCTGAACCAGTGCATTATGTTTTTGTCAATCGTGTCTATAATCATGTAATCATGTAATTAAATGTAGTATCTTTGTCAGCCTAATGTCTAAGATTTAGTGCCTGCTAATTCAGCCTTCCAGGAGCATTCAATGACCAAATCGCTTATTGACCCAGTTCAGGAAACCCCAGATGAAATGGCGGAAATTACAACTACTGTTTATCTGAAAGATGGAAAAACAGAACAGGTAAAACTTGCAGAGCTAGATAACTATCTCAAGGCAAATCAAGAGAAAATAGAACCCCGTAAAGTCAATCCGAGGCGATCGCAAATTAAACATAAGAATGCATGACTAGGTATAAACAACCACTGTTATGTTAAGACTTTCGGCTACATACTCCTGTAGATCGAGCTGTCTTTGAGTTTGAGCAAAAAACATATTGCAATTTACAAATAATTTGTAGTTGGTATTGGGATCGTCTTTTCTACTAGGAGTGTATTCCAATTCCTTGCCTAGCTCTACATAAACGTAGAATATGGAGCTTCTTATCTGTTAGGACATGGGGGTGTGGGGGCGCAGCCCCCACGCAGGGGTTCCACCCCTGCACCCCGTCCTAAGCCTGTTGGCTATAGCTATACAACAGTAATCTAAGTAGCAAGCCTGAAATTTTGTTGGTAACGAATGGTTAGTAAAGTAAATAGCGATCGCCACCCTGCTAAAAGTCAACCGATCGCTCTTGGCATCTCGGGAGCATCGGGCACGATCTATGCGGTGCGATCTCTAAAATTCCTGCTGGCGAATGGCTATCATGTCGAACTGGTAGCTTCAAAAGCGGCCATTATGGTGTGGCAGTCAGAGCACGAAATGGCAATGCCTGTCAATCCCAAGCAACAGGAGCAATTCTGGCGCGATCGCTGTGAGGAAAATGGTGGAGCGCTCAACTGCCATGCCTGGTCTGATGTGGGAGCCAATCTTGCTAGCGGTTCGTTTCGCACGATGGGGATGGTGGTAATTCCCTGTAGTATGGCGACAGTTGCTAAAATTGCGCAGGGCTTGAGTTCCGATTTACTCGAACGCGCTGCCGACGTGCATATTAAAGAAGGGCGTAAACTAGTGGTCGTACCTAGAGAAACACCTTTCAGCCTCATACACCTCCGCAATCTGACCGCGCTGGCTGAGGCCGGAGTCAGGATCGTCCCTGCTATACCCGCCTGGTACCATCAACCCCGTACGATTGAAGATCTGGTAGATTTTGTGATTGCCCGCGTATTCGATCAACTGGACATTGACTCCGATCTGATTCAACGCTGGCAGGGGAGAAGTAAACCATGAACGATAATTTGGACAATTCCGATCGGCCACCGATCGCTCAGCTAATTGGATTGACGGCGGCGATCGCCTGTGCGGCGGCGATATTGCTGCAAAACCTGCAACCACTGGTAACAGTTTATTTCCTGGGGCAATCTACGATTTCTATACCGCTTAGTTTTGCCATGTTGGCGGCATTTCTTAGTGGGGCATTAGCTGCTGCGATCGCTAATGCCATTGCTAACGCGCTCGGTCGCCGCAATTCTGCAACCACTGCCACTAGCGCGGCTAATACCGCTAGCAGTACTAACGATAGTGGCGTAAAAGATAATCCCGGCCAAACAGCTAAGCGATCGCTGCAAGACGAAGACGAAGATCTCTATACCACTTATCCGCGATCGGGCAGCAAAACCACCATTCAAGATGACGACGATGACGATGACGACGATGACGATGACGACGATGACGACGACAATCGCGACGAAATCTACGTTAAGTACATCCGCAGGTAACCAGGTGGGCAATGTCCGCCCTATATTTCAAAGCTTCTCTAGATAGCTCAATAAATCTGCCATTTCCTGCGGTTTTGGCTGAAATTGCGGCATGGGCGGAGTTTCGCCACTGACCACCTGATGAATCAGTCGGATTTTGGACAGGCGATCGGAGACCCTTTCCAAACTTGGTCCGACTTTGCCTGCCGCCCATTGACCGTGACAATCAACGCAGTTCATTACAAATATAGACCTGCCCTTCACCGGATCGCCAGATAAAGACAAGACCGATTTCGTGTAGTCGTCCGGTTGAGGTCTGAGGTAAATAGCAAGGGCGACAAAGCAGCACAAAGCTATCGCAATAATTGCCGCCCAGACCAATTGCAGCAATAGTTGCTGTGGAGTTGAAGCCGTATTTAGTCCTTCATTATTCACAACTTGATTTGAGACTTAGATAGAATCCGACTTTGGCAGCCTTACGAAAAAGTAAATATATGAATCTTTAATGTTCATAATATATCTTAAAAAATCTACAGGCTCCCATTTTGCTGCACAGAATGTTTGATTCAAACAGCATTTTAGCCCCACATTCGCTCGATGGCGATCGGGATGAAAGCCTCGTAGTGGTACTATATCGAATACACAGCAGGACGTACTGACACTAAGGCTTTTTGGCACTAGCAGGAAAACTTCGTTGCTATACAAATTTGTACAGGGATATATAAGGAATGTTTAATTATGGGAGGTAATGACCGCCTAATTAGAGCTGCCAGAGGTGAGGAGCTAGATCGCCCACCCGTATGGATGATGCGACAAGCGGGTCGCTATATGCAGGCATATCGCGAGCTGAGGCAGAAGTACCCTACGTTTCGCGAGCGATCGGAGATTCCCGAGCTAGCGGTAGAAATTTCTCTGCAACCATTTCGTGCTTTTCATCCTGATGGTGTCATCATGTTTTCAGATATCCTGACACCATTGCCAGGAATGGGGATTGACTTTGAAATCGTTGAAAGCCGTGGCCCCGCGATCGATCCCCCCATTCGCACTAAAGCCCAGATCGATGCCTTGCGAGAGCTTGACCCAGAAACATCCTTACCATTTATTCGCAAGATCTTGACCACCTTAAAGCATGAGATTGGCGATCGGGCGACTTTATTGGGGTTTGTGGGAGCGCCTTGGACTTTAGCTGCCTATGCTATTGAAGGTAAAAGCTCAAAGGATTACACGATCATTAAGGCGATGGCATACTCCGAGCCAGAGATGTTGCATAGCTTTTTAGCCAAACTGGCGAAATCGATCGCCACCTACGTGCGCTTTCAAATCGATTGTGGCGCTCAGGTCGTGCAATTATTTGACTCTTGGGCAGGGCAACTCAGCCCTAGCGACTACGAAACATTTGCACTACCCTACGAGAAAATGGTGGTAGATGAGGTCAAAGCAACCCATCCGGACACGCCGCTGATCCTTTATATCAACAGCAGTGCGGGTATTTTAGAACGGATGCCCAAGTCAGGCGTAGACATTGTCAGCCTTGACTGGACGGTGGATATGGCAGAAGCCAGAGCCAAGCTGGGCAATATTGCCGTACAGGGTAACCTCGATCCGTGCGTGCTGTTTGGCCCGCAGCCATATATTCGCGATCGCATTTTGGAAGTTATTCAAAAGGCAGGCAAGACCGGACACATTATGAACTTGGGGCATGGCATCTTATCCACTACCCCTGAGGAGAATGCCAAATTTTTCTTTGACACCGTCAAAGGTTTTAGTTTCTAGCTTGTCTCTAAATCAAACCCCAAAAGCAATTTGTAAGGTGGGCAATGCCCACCCTACAGTTCGGGGCTACAGTTGAGGGCTTTGGGAATGCATTAAAATGCAAGTAGCCCATTATTGTTTCACTTAACAATGCTTTGCTGTCTTAACCCCGACTGCGATCGCCCCATCAATCCCGATAATCTTAACTACTGCCAAAACTGCGGTACTGCCCTAACAACATTACTGCGCGGTCGCTTTAAGGTAATAGAACCAATTGGTAGGGGTGGTTTTGGGAAAACCTACCTGGCAGAAGATACCGATAAGCTCAACGAACACTGCATTGTTAAGCAACTAGCATATCAAGCGCAAGGCACCTGGGCAGCCCAAAAAGCAGTAGAGCTATTTAGACAAGAAGCTCAGCAG includes:
- a CDS encoding flavin prenyltransferase UbiX; protein product: MVSKVNSDRHPAKSQPIALGISGASGTIYAVRSLKFLLANGYHVELVASKAAIMVWQSEHEMAMPVNPKQQEQFWRDRCEENGGALNCHAWSDVGANLASGSFRTMGMVVIPCSMATVAKIAQGLSSDLLERAADVHIKEGRKLVVVPRETPFSLIHLRNLTALAEAGVRIVPAIPAWYHQPRTIEDLVDFVIARVFDQLDIDSDLIQRWQGRSKP
- a CDS encoding class I SAM-dependent methyltransferase, whose protein sequence is MSDRQSDLQAVTTAVANLYDTYPFPPDPIIDEAPPGYNWRWSWPAAYGFCTGGLLPQNTSPRILDAGCGSGVSTEYLAHLNPTANIVAVDISPGTLAVARERINRSAPGGDRTIEFHHLSIYDLAQIEGEFDAINCVGVLHHMSDPKKGIEALASKLAPGGILHIFVYAAIGRWEIRLMQEAIAILQAQQQTSDVKRGVQLGRDLFAALPPSNRLVQREKTRWQLENTRDECFADMYVHPHEIDYTIDSLFDLIGVSGLEFVGFSNPQTWQLDRLLGNNPELLAQAQALPERPKYRLIELLDTDIAHYEFFLSRPPLPKADWSVDRHILDVIPQRHPCLSGWESKCLFDPDYQIAHLSDLDFQFMQACDRGVTVSEILASYPEMSVDLVRSLLQRRLILLPAA
- a CDS encoding c-type cytochrome, which encodes MNNEGLNTASTPQQLLLQLVWAAIIAIALCCFVALAIYLRPQPDDYTKSVLSLSGDPVKGRSIFVMNCVDCHGQWAAGKVGPSLERVSDRLSKIRLIHQVVSGETPPMPQFQPKPQEMADLLSYLEKL
- the psb29 gene encoding photosystem II biogenesis protein Psp29 codes for the protein MNTVRTVSDTKRDFHKAFPKPVNSVYRRVIDELLVEVHLLVVNQNFAYDPIFALGLTTAFDKFTAGYQPEADSQAIFTAMCQALLLDRDRLRQDAERLNELVMRSPGEVKNLLTTLESVVNLDPLTGQIRAIAANQKFKYSRLFAIGLYALLETAEPEAIAKNDRRQEILKQVGTTLNLGEDRLTKDIDLYCSTLEKVEQSRQMMADLVEAERKKREKLTAKTDPQSSENQDNSSTSENQESPLA
- the hemE gene encoding uroporphyrinogen decarboxylase; this encodes MGGNDRLIRAARGEELDRPPVWMMRQAGRYMQAYRELRQKYPTFRERSEIPELAVEISLQPFRAFHPDGVIMFSDILTPLPGMGIDFEIVESRGPAIDPPIRTKAQIDALRELDPETSLPFIRKILTTLKHEIGDRATLLGFVGAPWTLAAYAIEGKSSKDYTIIKAMAYSEPEMLHSFLAKLAKSIATYVRFQIDCGAQVVQLFDSWAGQLSPSDYETFALPYEKMVVDEVKATHPDTPLILYINSSAGILERMPKSGVDIVSLDWTVDMAEARAKLGNIAVQGNLDPCVLFGPQPYIRDRILEVIQKAGKTGHIMNLGHGILSTTPEENAKFFFDTVKGFSF
- the urtC gene encoding urea ABC transporter permease subunit UrtC, with protein sequence MTSEVAPKPTASNWQKRKLLLEVAIVVAIALVLILVMPRLLNNFWLELLGKFLAYAIVALGIDLIWGYTGLLSLGHGIFFGLGGYALAMHIKLQIPPDATSQLPDFMSLYGSVTELPWFWSPFRSFAFAAAATVILPALVGGLLGYTIFRNRIRGVYFSILTQAATIIFVYFLNGQLLFFNGTNGLTDFKTILGATASAPSTKYVFYCLTIAFLALAYALCRWLTSGTFGRLLVAIRDDESRVRFSGYNPTGYKVLVFAVSAALAGLGGALYTGLNGSVSPRAMGILISIEMVIWVAVGGRATLVGAVLGTVMVNSAKNLLSEKFPDIWLFFLGGLFLLVVMGLPNGVVGWLRTEGIERFRILLGKRRISTTYPSLEDNLEEVSSLEVSDPSSYESKDSRN
- the urtB gene encoding urea ABC transporter permease subunit UrtB; its protein translation is MLVKVLETLFNGISIGSVLLIAALGLAIAFGLMGVINMAHGELIMLGAYTTYVVQIAAKPFENSYIIDIFQTIRISFYDLYIILAIPLAFLVTALVGLVLEKGVIRHLYGRPLETLLATWGVSLILQQFIRSVNLVLAISLAIFCLLFFGATWILQRLDRITAWTKPGLLALSTGIAVATGWFLAQTYKLAVTKPWFGAQGVAVTAPKWLRGGVELGFQLPYTRLFIIGLTALCVLGIYLFLQRSSWGLRMRAVTQNRNMSACLGIPTKTVDALTFALGSGLAGIAGVAVSLIGSVSPNTGQDYIVETFMVVVVGGVGKLVGSIVGAMAIGIASYIIGSGILIPLFSFAPPLVEFFKVFADANMAKVMVFILIVIFLQVKPTGLFPEKGRTVDA
- a CDS encoding DUF1049 domain-containing protein, encoding MNDNLDNSDRPPIAQLIGLTAAIACAAAILLQNLQPLVTVYFLGQSTISIPLSFAMLAAFLSGALAAAIANAIANALGRRNSATTATSAANTASSTNDSGVKDNPGQTAKRSLQDEDEDLYTTYPRSGSKTTIQDDDDDDDDDDDDDDDDDNRDEIYVKYIRR
- the urtD gene encoding urea ABC transporter ATP-binding protein UrtD, which gives rise to MKAKILEIENLTVSFDGFKALNDLNFSMDEGELRVVIGPNGAGKTTFLDIITGKVKPTQGKVLFKGRNLRSLSEDRIAAQGIGRKFQTPRVYLNLTPRENLELSYNRRKDVFGTLFKHKSATEKRQVSDLLDKIGLSRKANMQSALLSHGEKQWLEIGMTIAQAPELLLVDEPVAGLTDAETEATGELLLSLAEKHSIIVIEHDMEFVRQLDRKVTVLHEGSVLCEGSIAEVQNDPRVIEVYLGKQT
- the urtA gene encoding urea ABC transporter substrate-binding protein, with the protein product MAMQFNRRRFLVYGSAALGTSMLIKSCGSSEQPTATTSPAATSPAATTTTAATPATTTSGNTIKVGILHSLSGTMSISEKSVVDAEQLAIKEINAKGGVLGKQIEAIVEDGASNWDTFKEKATKLIEQDKVATVFGCWTSASRKNVLPVFESKNHMLWYPVQYEGQECSKNIFYTGAAPNQQIEPSVDWLLEKKGKEFFLVGSNYVFPRTANNIIKAQLAAKGGKVVGEDYLELGSTEVTPIITKIKTALPNGGVIYNTLNGDSNVAFFKQLQGAGLKPDKYPVMSVSIAEEEVKAIGVEFLKGHYAAWNYFQSVDTPANKKFVEAFQKEYGKDRPTNDPMEAAYIMVYIWKQAVEKAGTADDLEKVREAAYGQTFDAPEGKVTMNNNHHLSKFVRIGEIAEDGQFKIVYETPKVVDPLPWNQFVAETKGYGCNWADKSKGGKYKI